CATCATTGGAATCTACTTGCTCAATTAATCCCGGAATTAAGGGTAGTCCTCTAGGATTAAATCGAGGTTTATTAGGATCTGAGCTTTGCCCACGATCTGCCATATATCGAAGAGCAGAGATCGGTCGCAGATAGTCATACCAACCTTTGCAAGCCCAAGCTCCAATGGCAGCATCGTGCATGGCACCTCCCATAGCAAAATAGGCTTTCACATCCCATTCTAATTCATTTAATACCGGGCCTTCTCCATGCAAGCGCTTTTCAAAAAGTGGATGATCGTTCACATAATTGAGCAGGGTAAACCAATGTCCGGGCGGAGTTTCTGAATCCGGACCATCAGCCCAAAATTCGGCCAAGACGCGAGCATAATCGCCACGGCGAACATATTGAGGTTGATAAGGTAGCCCTGTAGCCGGATTTACCGTATAGCCCTTACCGGGATCACCACCTTCTCGCAAATCATAAAACTGTCGCATCTCGGCCTCCGTTCGAGGATAGCTCTGCACATTCCCAATGGAGGCTGGAGAAATATCCCAGATCACTCCATCTGTGGTATCCATATGAGACGACCAGGTTGAGACCAAGCTAAAGGACCATTTATAGTAATCCTCCAAGCCTTTTGAAGTATCCAGGTGTGGCGGTGCTCCCGGATCATGATAAACCCAATAATTATAGTTGTTTCGGCGATAAATACTCAGGTCCTCTTCCTTCAGAGCAAAGGCCGCTACCTCGCCCCATTCCGGACTTAAAAAATCAATGGTATCTGCGGCGATTAAATTACCCCCTTGATCGACGAAGGTTTCTAAGGCTAATGGCTGCCAGCGATTTACGTCCAATAAAACAGGGTTTCCGGGAAGCACAGGAATTAGGGGCGCATTCGCTGGCCGATAATGTCGATTTCGATAGCCATGCGCCTCATTGGAGCCATCCTGCAAACCATATAAAATCATTTGTTCTGCTAAGTAATTGCCTAGAGTGGCAGGATTTCCCGTGCTATAATTCGTACTTATAAAACTGCGATCATAGCCCAAGTGGTCCATTAGGGAATCATAAAGGAATAAGCTTTCTTCGGCTCCAGGACTATTGCTGAAACGATGTTTCAATAAACGATAGGCCGCATAGGAAATGGCTTCTTCCTGAGCTGCTTGTCGATCCCCCTCCACCGATATCCCGGTAAACAAACAGGCAAAATCATGCAGGCGTTTCCCCAGAAAATAAGGTTCGGCCACAGGATCGTAAACCGCCCAAGCATCATACATAAGTACCGAAGAATGAAAAAGATTTCGAGCGTGAATGGTGGGTCGGGCCAGATCATGTCGAATCCCTTCCAAAAGCACTTCATTCCACTGCCGCGCCACAGAATGTTGGGCTTTAACACCAAGGCTGCTTAAAAGTAGTAGGATTAATAGTGAAAAGCGAAAAGCGATTTTTTTCATGAAGAAGGGGGATTCCCCGCTAAGTTAGTATAATCTCCAAGTCTTCAATTGAAAATGGAAAGCGTTATTAAAGAGTCCAAATTCTATGTTTTCTAGTCTAGTCTTTGATCGATCTGCTTCAAACCCTAGTGTATGATGACTACCCCATTAAATTTTTCCTTTTTGGCAGGTTTTAGGCTTGACTTCGCCAAAAATATTTAGCCTTTCCAATTATCTAAAATTCAACCATTGCTTGATCGTAATAATCTGATTAAAAATTTGACTTTAAATCTTTAAGTTTGATTTGTTCTTTCCTCCATATCATAAACAATCCAATTATGGTTAGGATTCTGCTATTAGGCTATTTTTTATTTCAATTCTTTGAGGTTCAATGCCAAGACTTCCCTTCAGTAGGCACCAAATGGCATTACACCGAACAATTCGCCTTTTCTAATCGCATTGATTATTTCTCCATTGAAGCAAAAAAGGATACACTTTTTCAAGGTCAAAATTGCATTAAGCTGGTAAAAAGGCATGTCCCCTTTTGTTCAGGACAAGGTTTACAAGAGTTTGTGTATAACAGCAATGACAGTGTCTTTTATTGGTCATTCGACTTAAACCGCTTTGAAATCTTATATGATTTTAATGCTGTGGCCGGAGATAGCTGGCTCAATACTATAACTGATGAATATGGCGATCCAGATACCTTGAACATTACTGTTGATTCTATTTCGCAAATTTCAATAAATGGAAAAATGCTCAAAGTTCAATTTGTTACTTATCACATGGTAGAAGAAAATAGGACCTATAGCATTCCTTCCGAAATTATTGAAGGCATCGGAGATATCCGTTATCTTTTTAATTGGAGTCACTGGTCCGAAGGATCTTGTGATGGAAATAGGCCAATTGGAATTCGATGCTTTCAAGATAGTAGCTTGGGATTTTATCAATTTCCCAATCAAAGCACTTGTGATTACACTAATTTAAGTACCGAGGAAATTGACTTAAAAGAAATTCAGGCCTATCCCAACCCCTTGAAAAATAAGCTTTTCCTAAGTAAAACTTCTCCTGAGCTTAGTTATGATCTTTGTTTGTATGATTTACGTGGTAACCAATTATGGTCAGGTAAATTCTTAGCTCATCAAAAATATATTGATACTGAAAATTGGCCTCATGGAGCATTAATCCTCAATATTCAATCTGCGGGTCAAAGTAATCAAGTACTTCTATTTAAATAAGAACCCGCTGGCATTAAGATGCCTTGGCCATTTGGGCCATTTTCTTTGTGATAAAATCTACCGCCCGCTTAGGACTAAAGCGATAGAATAAATCGAGAAAACGGGCATCCTTACCTACCATTACCCGGTATTTATCGGCTTTCATTCCATTGAGAATTATCTCGGCAGCCTTCTCGGCAGATAAGGTCATGGAGGCCTGTTCTTCTGCACTTACATCCGAACGCATCTCCACATTAGAATTTTTGGTGATATTGGTATTTACCGCTCCGGGATGAACCACAGTAACTTTTACGTTGCTGTCTTTTAGCTCGGCGTATAATCCTTCGGTGAGCAATTTTACAGCGGCTTTTGAAGCACCATAAAAACTCTGACCTGGAAAAGGAATAAAACCACCCATACTGGAAATATTCACAATATGAGCTTCGGGTCTTTCCAATAAAGCCGGTAAGAAAGACTTCACCATGTAGAGGGTCCCGTATAAATTGATATTAAAAATCCGCTCAATGCGATCGTAAGCCAAATCCTTAATCGGCACAAAAGGCTGAATGATACCCGCATTATTAATAATTCCATCTACAGCCCCATGCAAGGCTATTAATTCAGCCGGTAAGGCTTCTACCCTTTCGCGATCTGTAATATCTACTACGTGGGTGCTCATGGCGGCGGAAGCTTTTCCAGTTAAGTCACGAGTTTCTCGCAGTCCTTCTTCATTAATATCAATACCTGCCACCCGAGCGCCTTCTTTAATAAGTTGTAAGCTCAGGGCCCGTCCCATGCCACTACCGGCACCGGTTACCACAATTACTTTCCCGTTTACCTTCATACTTAATGCTTTTTATTCGCCAAGGCTTTCTTCATGGCTTTGGCCGAATATCCAGCCGTAACACCACCATCACAAGGAATGTCTATACCGGTGGTATAGCCTTGTTTGGTACTAGCCATAAAGGCAATAAGTTCAGCAATTTCTTCAGGTTTTCCAAAACGTTTTATGGCGGCCATACCCAGCATTGCGGCAGAGCCACTTTTTTCCTCTAATCGGCCCATATCTGTATCAAAACTTCCCGGCGAAATAGACAGAATTCGGGCGCCTTTGGCTCCAAATTGAGCCGCACTTTTTTTTGAATACCAAGACACAAAATTCTTGCTAATGGAATAAGATAATCCCGCCCTTTGCTTTTTGGGAAAGAGATTTACCCTCGACATCATTTTCTTGAAAAAAGTGGCTTGATCATTAAAGGCGTATTTGTAGCCTCTTTTGGGAAGAATTAAACTTGGAATTAAATAGCCTGCCATGGAGGCGATATTGATCAATACCGATTCGGGTTTTGCAAGCTTTAAAAAGGCTTCCGTAATATAGATGGTTCCCAAGGCATTGATTTTCATAATCAAATCGGCCTTCCCCATTTGCGGACTAACACCGGCGGTATGAATTACAGATGCCAGATGGCCTTTACCCGCAGCATAAACTATGGCCTCTTCGACCGACCTTTGATCTGATACATCACAAATAAGAGTTTCAGATTCAATGTCTAGTTCTGCCAGTTCTTGTTGGGCCTTCCTTAATCGATCTTGATTCAAATCGCATAAAATCAGGTAATGATCTTTGCCAATAATTTTGGCCGAAGCCAGGCCCATACCGCCAGCTCCACCGGTAATTAATGAGATATTTTTCATGGTGTTTTTAAGCTTTGCCTGCTAAATGATTCATAGCGATATAGGAGAAAGTACAAGCCGGGCCAATGGTGGACCCGGGTCCGGGATAGGTTCTTCCCATTACGGAGGCGGTATTATTTCCTGAAGCATACAATCCTTCAATCACCGAACCATCTTCGCGCAGCACTCTGGCATATTCATCCGTTACTAAACCTCCTTTAGTTCCCAAATCGCCTGGGTAAATACGAGTAGCATAATAAGGCGCTTCCTCTAAGGCCGCTAAATTGGAATTTGGAGCAACACGAGGGTCTGAATAGTAACGATCGTAGATATCCTGTCCGCGCATAAAATCTTCATCCTTACCATTTTTAGCAAAGCTGTTAAAGCGTTTTACCGTTTCCTCCAGATTATCAGCATTAATCTTACATTGAGTGGCTAATTCCTTTATGCTGGAAGCCTTTACAAACTCTCCACTCTTAAAGTATTTGGATGGGGTTTGGCCCGGAGGCATCATCCCAAAAAGATATTTCTTCCGATAGGTGCTGTCCATTATCAACCAGGAAGGCACTGCTCCTCCGCCCATCTGTGCATCATGATCAAGCATACGTCGACCTAAATCCACATAGGAGGTTGACTCATTAACAAAGCGCTTACCTCGTGCATCTACGATAATGCAGCCCGGCAGGGAGCGTTCCGTAACCGAAAAACTCACTTTCCCATCTAAAATAAAGGAACCTCCCCACCAGGCTTCATCCATCAAAGACAAAGCAGCTCCAACCCTTTCACCGGCGCGGATTGCATCTCCGGTATTCCCGGGCGATGCGGAGCTATACTCAGAACCAACTGGCTGGTATTTACGGCGGTATTCACCACCATGCGGAAAACCACCCGCGCCTAATAAAACTGCTTTGTTTGCTTTAATATTTAAGATTTTACCGTCCTTCTCTACCTTTAGTCCAATGACCTTTCCATCCTCCATGATCAATTCCTGCAAGGCGGCCTTTAGCCATACTTCTCCTTGATATTTACTTTGAAGGATGTACATCAAGCGGCCAGTTAAAGCAAGGCCTATACCTAATGGATGCTTACCGCTTATCAGCCAGCCTAGGGTTTGCCCCATAATTTTCATAGTACGACGAAAACCCTTCATAGTACGAGTCACCAGAGAAAGGAGATAGGCATCGCCAGAGGTGATAGCAATAGGAGGCATACCCGGACTCACATTTTGAGTCTTGCGCCATTGCTTTAGTTTCTTGCCATTAAAAACAGTGCTTTCTATAACACGACCCGTTTTCCCGCCTTTTACATTGGGATAATAATCCGGATAATACTGCGCTCGAGTCCATTCAAATCCCAAGCTCTTTAAAAAGTTAACCATCTTAGGCGCTTCACGCACATAAGCTTCCTTTCGGGCCCGGGAACTGGCTGGACCAACATCTGCAATAACGGCCTCCATATATTCCAAGGCTTCTTCCTCTGAATCTAAGGCACCATCCTCTTGCATCAAGAAGTTATTGGGTATCCATAGACCACCTCCCGAATAAGCAGAAGATCCTCCCCAGGTATCCATTTTCTCAATCAATAGAGATTTAAAACCGTTATTTTCAGCGGTAATAGCAGCCGTAAGACCACTGGCCCCACTTCCAACGACTAGTACATCGTATTGAGCAAACCATTCTGTTTCCATGATTGAGATACTTTTGTTGCCCCCAATTTACATTATTTCACAATAAGTGATACATTGTGTAACACTTTTCAGATATGCGAGAATATTCAGCCCATCAAAAATCTTCCGACTTACCCAAGCGCATTGATGCGGAGGCCAATCGGCGGACCTTGATTCATACGGCCCGGAGAGTGTTTGCCCAAAAAGGAGCGGATATCAGTCTAGCTGAAATCGCTAAAGAAGCGAAAGTCTCACGACCTACCCTCTATCGCAATTTTAAAGACAAGGGGGCTTTGGTAGTTGCCGTTTTCGAGTATAATATTGATTTGCTCGAACGTTATGCCCAAAAACTGGAAGAGGATCAACAGGCCTGTTTTAAAATTTTGGAAATGATTGCCTATCAACAAGCGCGCTTCCAAGCCTTGATCGTTTTTTTTCCGGGTGATGAAACCCCATTAATTCAAAGAGTACTGGATATAATGGCGGGCCCGATTGAAAGAGCAAAAGCGCAAAATTTACTTCGAATGGATTTCAATTTGGAAAGTGATCTCTTGCTCATCATTCGAATGCTGGCCTTCTCCATTGGTACCAATAATGGAGATCAATGGAAGAAAGAATCTCAGAGAGCACTGAAGCTATTGTTAGAAGGATTGCGCACTAATGCTTAATTAGGAGTCTTAACAAAATTCATAAACAAGGTCGACCCCGCAGGTAGCAATTTGGGAGATTAGCATTTCTAATTTTAGTGCAAAACTTGTTAAGCGCTGCTATTTCGCTCTATTCGGCTTTTATTTACCTTAACCGCCTAAAGCAATTAGTATAATGGCACTTTTTAAATCCAGCAATCCTGCCCTGCGCAGTTCCACTTTCGAAAAGCAAAGTTCTTTTATTGATACCAGCAATAGCATGACGGTAGAAGGAACAGTAGGCAAGATTGCGATTTTGAGCTTATTAGTTTTCTGCACCGCTATCTTCAGCTGGAACCAGTTTATGGAAGCTGAAAGTTTTGAAGGTTTTAGAGGCTATTTAATTGGTGGAAGCATTGGTGGTTTGGTTACTGCCCTGATTGTCATTTTCAATCCTAAAAGCTCGCCCTATCTGGCCCCTCTTTATGCCTTATTAGAAGGCTTGGTCTTAGGAGCCCTTTCTGCTATGTTCGAATATTCTTACCCCGGAATTGCGATGCAGGCTATTCTACTCACCTTCGGTGTGCTTTTTGGGATGTTATTTGCCTTCCGTTCAGGACTAATTAAAGTAACACAGCAATTTAGATCTATGGTAATTTCTGCCACCTTTGGCATTGCCATTATCTACCTTATTTCTTTTGTAGGAAGCTTTTTTGGTTTTCCTATCCCTATGATTCATGAAGCCAGCACCTTTGGAATTAT
The Croceimicrobium hydrocarbonivorans genome window above contains:
- a CDS encoding DUF6851 domain-containing protein; amino-acid sequence: MKKIAFRFSLLILLLLSSLGVKAQHSVARQWNEVLLEGIRHDLARPTIHARNLFHSSVLMYDAWAVYDPVAEPYFLGKRLHDFACLFTGISVEGDRQAAQEEAISYAAYRLLKHRFSNSPGAEESLFLYDSLMDHLGYDRSFISTNYSTGNPATLGNYLAEQMILYGLQDGSNEAHGYRNRHYRPANAPLIPVLPGNPVLLDVNRWQPLALETFVDQGGNLIAADTIDFLSPEWGEVAAFALKEEDLSIYRRNNYNYWVYHDPGAPPHLDTSKGLEDYYKWSFSLVSTWSSHMDTTDGVIWDISPASIGNVQSYPRTEAEMRQFYDLREGGDPGKGYTVNPATGLPYQPQYVRRGDYARVLAEFWADGPDSETPPGHWFTLLNYVNDHPLFEKRLHGEGPVLNELEWDVKAYFAMGGAMHDAAIGAWACKGWYDYLRPISALRYMADRGQSSDPNKPRFNPRGLPLIPGLIEQVDSNDVLVGPSNVHWGKIKVKAWMGPDSITDPADDMAGVGWILAENWWPYQRPTFVTPPFAGYLSGHSTFSRAAAEIMTLLTGDPYFPGGMGEFYAPKNQFLVFEEGPSEDIVLQWAKYTDASDQCSLSRIWGGIHPPVDDMPGRIMGEEIAKDAYSFALSYFSGEQGQAGADRNLLQVYPNPVPNQQDCLLQNNFSEALSIQLLNLNGEVVYQEMVPANTNAKQFLIPMQNLSRGLYLLRLDGATKQWTQLIVKQ
- a CDS encoding Bax inhibitor-1/YccA family protein; protein product: MALFKSSNPALRSSTFEKQSSFIDTSNSMTVEGTVGKIAILSLLVFCTAIFSWNQFMEAESFEGFRGYLIGGSIGGLVTALIVIFNPKSSPYLAPLYALLEGLVLGALSAMFEYSYPGIAMQAILLTFGVLFGMLFAFRSGLIKVTQQFRSMVISATFGIAIIYLISFVGSFFGFPIPMIHEASTFGIIFSLVVVAIAALNLVLDFDFIEKSAERGAPKYMEWYGAFGLMVTLIWLYLEILRLLSKLRER
- a CDS encoding T9SS type A sorting domain-containing protein, encoding MVRILLLGYFLFQFFEVQCQDFPSVGTKWHYTEQFAFSNRIDYFSIEAKKDTLFQGQNCIKLVKRHVPFCSGQGLQEFVYNSNDSVFYWSFDLNRFEILYDFNAVAGDSWLNTITDEYGDPDTLNITVDSISQISINGKMLKVQFVTYHMVEENRTYSIPSEIIEGIGDIRYLFNWSHWSEGSCDGNRPIGIRCFQDSSLGFYQFPNQSTCDYTNLSTEEIDLKEIQAYPNPLKNKLFLSKTSPELSYDLCLYDLRGNQLWSGKFLAHQKYIDTENWPHGALILNIQSAGQSNQVLLFK
- a CDS encoding FAD-binding protein; translated protein: METEWFAQYDVLVVGSGASGLTAAITAENNGFKSLLIEKMDTWGGSSAYSGGGLWIPNNFLMQEDGALDSEEEALEYMEAVIADVGPASSRARKEAYVREAPKMVNFLKSLGFEWTRAQYYPDYYPNVKGGKTGRVIESTVFNGKKLKQWRKTQNVSPGMPPIAITSGDAYLLSLVTRTMKGFRRTMKIMGQTLGWLISGKHPLGIGLALTGRLMYILQSKYQGEVWLKAALQELIMEDGKVIGLKVEKDGKILNIKANKAVLLGAGGFPHGGEYRRKYQPVGSEYSSASPGNTGDAIRAGERVGAALSLMDEAWWGGSFILDGKVSFSVTERSLPGCIIVDARGKRFVNESTSYVDLGRRMLDHDAQMGGGAVPSWLIMDSTYRKKYLFGMMPPGQTPSKYFKSGEFVKASSIKELATQCKINADNLEETVKRFNSFAKNGKDEDFMRGQDIYDRYYSDPRVAPNSNLAALEEAPYYATRIYPGDLGTKGGLVTDEYARVLREDGSVIEGLYASGNNTASVMGRTYPGPGSTIGPACTFSYIAMNHLAGKA
- a CDS encoding TetR/AcrR family transcriptional regulator — translated: MREYSAHQKSSDLPKRIDAEANRRTLIHTARRVFAQKGADISLAEIAKEAKVSRPTLYRNFKDKGALVVAVFEYNIDLLERYAQKLEEDQQACFKILEMIAYQQARFQALIVFFPGDETPLIQRVLDIMAGPIERAKAQNLLRMDFNLESDLLLIIRMLAFSIGTNNGDQWKKESQRALKLLLEGLRTNA
- a CDS encoding SDR family NAD(P)-dependent oxidoreductase — its product is MKVNGKVIVVTGAGSGMGRALSLQLIKEGARVAGIDINEEGLRETRDLTGKASAAMSTHVVDITDRERVEALPAELIALHGAVDGIINNAGIIQPFVPIKDLAYDRIERIFNINLYGTLYMVKSFLPALLERPEAHIVNISSMGGFIPFPGQSFYGASKAAVKLLTEGLYAELKDSNVKVTVVHPGAVNTNITKNSNVEMRSDVSAEEQASMTLSAEKAAEIILNGMKADKYRVMVGKDARFLDLFYRFSPKRAVDFITKKMAQMAKAS
- a CDS encoding SDR family oxidoreductase gives rise to the protein MKNISLITGGAGGMGLASAKIIGKDHYLILCDLNQDRLRKAQQELAELDIESETLICDVSDQRSVEEAIVYAAGKGHLASVIHTAGVSPQMGKADLIMKINALGTIYITEAFLKLAKPESVLINIASMAGYLIPSLILPKRGYKYAFNDQATFFKKMMSRVNLFPKKQRAGLSYSISKNFVSWYSKKSAAQFGAKGARILSISPGSFDTDMGRLEEKSGSAAMLGMAAIKRFGKPEEIAELIAFMASTKQGYTTGIDIPCDGGVTAGYSAKAMKKALANKKH